The Kitasatospora sp. NBC_00374 genome has a segment encoding these proteins:
- a CDS encoding lysine N(6)-hydroxylase/L-ornithine N(5)-oxygenase family protein has product MSGSRESSAQAGSGGADDLVGIGFGPSNLALAIAIADHNRRDPGQALQTGFLEQQAAFGWHRGMLLEGATMQVSFLKDLVTMRDPSSPFSFLVYLQQRGRLADFINQKSFFPTRIEFHDYFEWCAAEFAGDVAYGQRATEIRPVVVDGRVEAVDVVSRSTTDPADEQVRRTRNLAVGTGLTPRLPEGVELGDRVWHTRDLIFRAPALTDRPHRRFTVVGAGQSAAEAVDYLHRTFPDAEVCAVFSRYGYSPADDSPFANRIFDPDAVDHFFDAPESVKQDLLDYHGNTNYSVVDGDLIEQLYRTVYQEKVQGRERLRILNTTRLTGVEQGPDGARAMIRSLTTGEEFALDSDAVVLATGYRPVDPRPLLGELADACLTDGQGRLRVDRDHRILTADHVDVGIYLQGGTEHTHGITSSLLSTLAVRSGEICDSLLLRRTARDLRTDFGRGAQVGVAAG; this is encoded by the coding sequence ATGTCGGGATCGCGCGAGTCGAGCGCACAGGCCGGGAGCGGCGGCGCCGACGACCTGGTCGGAATAGGCTTCGGCCCCTCCAACCTCGCCCTGGCCATCGCGATCGCCGACCACAACCGGCGCGACCCGGGCCAGGCCCTGCAGACCGGCTTCCTGGAGCAGCAGGCCGCCTTCGGCTGGCACCGCGGCATGCTGCTGGAGGGCGCGACCATGCAGGTCTCCTTCCTCAAGGACCTGGTCACCATGCGCGACCCGAGCAGCCCGTTCTCGTTCCTGGTCTACCTTCAGCAGCGCGGCCGGCTCGCGGACTTCATCAACCAGAAGAGCTTCTTCCCGACCCGGATCGAGTTCCACGACTACTTCGAGTGGTGCGCCGCCGAGTTCGCCGGCGATGTCGCCTACGGGCAGCGCGCCACCGAGATCCGCCCGGTGGTCGTGGACGGCCGCGTCGAGGCCGTGGACGTGGTCTCCCGCTCCACCACCGACCCGGCCGACGAGCAGGTCCGCCGCACCCGCAACCTCGCGGTCGGCACCGGCCTGACGCCGCGTCTGCCGGAGGGCGTCGAACTCGGCGACCGCGTCTGGCACACCCGCGACCTGATCTTCAGGGCACCGGCCCTGACGGACCGTCCGCACCGCCGCTTCACCGTGGTCGGCGCCGGCCAGTCCGCCGCCGAGGCGGTCGACTACCTGCACCGCACCTTCCCGGACGCCGAGGTCTGTGCCGTCTTCTCCCGCTACGGCTACAGCCCGGCGGACGACAGCCCGTTCGCCAACCGGATCTTCGACCCCGACGCCGTCGACCACTTCTTCGACGCCCCGGAGTCGGTCAAGCAGGACCTGCTCGACTACCACGGCAACACCAACTACTCGGTGGTGGACGGCGACCTGATCGAGCAGCTCTACCGCACCGTGTACCAGGAGAAGGTGCAGGGCCGAGAGCGCCTGCGGATCCTCAACACCACCCGCCTCACCGGCGTGGAGCAGGGCCCGGACGGCGCCCGCGCGATGATCCGCTCGCTCACCACCGGCGAGGAGTTCGCGCTGGACTCGGACGCCGTCGTGCTGGCCACCGGCTACCGACCGGTCGACCCGCGCCCGCTGCTCGGCGAGCTCGCCGACGCCTGCCTCACCGACGGGCAGGGCCGGCTGCGGGTCGACCGCGACCACCGGATCCTGACGGCCGACCACGTGGACGTCGGCATCTACCTCCAGGGCGGCACCGAGCACACCCACGGCATCACCTCCTCGCTGCTCTCCACCCTCGCCGTCCGGTCCGGGGAGATCTGCGACTCGCTGCTGCTCCGCCGTACCGCGCGCGACCTGCGGACGGACTTCGGCCGCGGCGCCCAGGTCGGGGTGGCGGCGGGCTGA
- a CDS encoding DUF5133 domain-containing protein produces MPLIDYTALDRLVRELDGLAGLPAPDRKARRRQEDALYTVCVYTGVRDPGAALARARVLLAQRVAVGAG; encoded by the coding sequence ATGCCGCTGATCGACTACACCGCACTCGACCGGCTCGTCCGCGAGCTCGACGGCCTGGCCGGCCTGCCGGCACCCGACCGGAAGGCCCGGCGCCGGCAGGAGGACGCGCTGTACACGGTCTGCGTCTACACCGGAGTGCGGGACCCCGGCGCGGCCCTCGCCCGGGCCCGGGTGCTGCTGGCCCAGCGGGTGGCGGTCGGGGCCGGCTGA
- a CDS encoding phosphopantetheine-binding protein — MTSAIPGLDPDSLRADLADLLDEPAEEIGDDDDLRDLGLDSIRLMSLISLWRARGARVEFADLAETTPTVRAWSAYLTAR, encoded by the coding sequence ATGACCTCCGCCATCCCGGGCCTCGACCCGGACAGCCTGCGCGCCGACCTCGCGGACCTGCTGGACGAGCCGGCCGAGGAGATCGGCGACGACGACGACCTGCGCGACCTCGGTCTGGACTCGATCCGGCTGATGAGCCTGATCTCCCTGTGGCGCGCCCGCGGCGCGCGGGTCGAGTTCGCCGACCTGGCCGAGACCACCCCGACGGTGCGCGCCTGGTCCGCGTACCTCACCGCCCGCTGA
- a CDS encoding MFS transporter, producing the protein MDDNGVARLGGRFVRLWAASTTSALGSGLAMVATPLLVAARTDDPLLVSAAAGVGWLPWLLFALPGGVLVDRTDRRRLMVVVDWVRVVAMGVLAAAVATGHAGLPLLYAVLFVVNTGEIVFRAASQAVLPAVVPRERLERANGLLFGGATLMQQMVAGPLGGFLFVLAAGLPFLANAATYAASAVLIGLVGGVYRAAPASGPQPGPAGPRSVVGEMAEGLRWLVRQRLLRTMAVLIGLLNVTLTAATAVLVLLASQRLHLGSVGYGLLFTCMAAGGVLGSVVGDRLIARVTATWTIRVGLLVEAGLHLALATSRDPYLIGFALFAFGVHGALWGIVASSLRQRLTPPEMLGRVGSSNLFIAAGGNCLGALLGGALAGGFGLTAPYWVGFVVAVLVSAATWRVFDRATVAEAYATPVPADRVTAQPADGCAGASADGPVGAA; encoded by the coding sequence ATGGACGACAACGGGGTGGCGCGGCTCGGCGGGCGGTTCGTCAGACTCTGGGCGGCGAGTACGACCTCGGCGCTGGGCAGCGGACTGGCGATGGTGGCGACCCCGCTGCTGGTCGCCGCCCGGACGGACGATCCGCTGCTGGTCTCCGCCGCCGCCGGGGTCGGCTGGCTGCCCTGGCTGCTGTTCGCGCTGCCCGGCGGGGTGCTGGTCGACCGGACCGACCGGCGCCGGCTGATGGTCGTGGTGGACTGGGTGCGGGTCGTCGCGATGGGGGTGCTGGCCGCGGCGGTCGCGACCGGGCACGCCGGCCTCCCGCTGCTCTACGCCGTGCTGTTCGTGGTCAACACCGGCGAGATCGTGTTCCGCGCGGCGAGTCAGGCGGTCCTCCCGGCGGTGGTGCCCCGGGAGCGCCTGGAACGGGCGAACGGACTGCTGTTCGGCGGTGCCACCCTGATGCAGCAGATGGTCGCCGGGCCGCTCGGCGGGTTCCTGTTCGTGCTGGCCGCCGGCCTGCCGTTCCTCGCCAACGCCGCCACGTACGCCGCCAGCGCCGTCCTGATCGGCCTGGTCGGCGGCGTCTACCGGGCGGCCCCGGCGAGCGGCCCGCAGCCGGGGCCCGCCGGGCCGCGCTCGGTCGTCGGGGAGATGGCGGAGGGCCTGCGCTGGCTGGTGCGGCAGCGGCTGCTGCGCACCATGGCGGTGCTGATCGGGCTGCTGAACGTGACGCTGACCGCCGCGACCGCGGTGCTGGTCCTGCTCGCCTCGCAGCGGCTGCACCTCGGGTCGGTCGGCTACGGGCTGCTGTTCACCTGCATGGCCGCCGGCGGCGTGCTCGGCTCGGTGGTCGGCGACCGGCTGATCGCCCGGGTGACGGCGACCTGGACGATCCGGGTCGGGCTGCTGGTGGAGGCCGGGCTGCACCTGGCCCTGGCGACCTCCCGTGATCCCTACCTGATCGGGTTCGCCCTGTTCGCCTTCGGGGTGCACGGCGCGCTGTGGGGGATCGTGGCGAGTTCGCTGCGCCAGCGGCTGACGCCGCCGGAGATGCTCGGCCGGGTCGGCAGCAGCAACCTGTTCATCGCGGCCGGCGGCAACTGCCTCGGCGCGCTGCTGGGCGGCGCACTGGCCGGTGGCTTCGGGCTGACGGCGCCGTACTGGGTGGGCTTCGTGGTCGCGGTGCTGGTGTCGGCCGCGACCTGGCGGGTCTTCGACCGGGCGACCGTCGCCGAGGCGTACGCGACGCCGGTGCCCGCGGACCGGGTGACCGCGCAGCCCGCCGACGGGTGCGCCGGGGCGTCCGCCGACGGGCCGGTGGGCGCGGCCTGA
- a CDS encoding VOC family protein: protein MTDLTPAPQVWPSLRADNARALIRFLVEAFGFEETVVYGEGEQVHHAQLSWPEGGGIMLGSARPEDEDDKWPLRPGHFGAYVVTADPDAVHARAVAAGADILTGLHVTDYGSRDFAARDPEGNHWSFGTYRGEPRKTPPATG from the coding sequence ATGACCGACCTGACCCCCGCACCGCAGGTGTGGCCCTCACTACGGGCCGACAACGCCCGGGCCCTGATCCGGTTCCTGGTGGAGGCCTTCGGCTTCGAGGAGACCGTGGTCTACGGCGAGGGCGAGCAGGTTCACCACGCCCAGCTCTCCTGGCCGGAGGGCGGCGGCATCATGCTGGGCTCCGCCCGCCCGGAGGACGAGGACGACAAGTGGCCGCTGCGCCCCGGGCACTTCGGCGCGTACGTGGTCACCGCCGACCCGGACGCGGTGCACGCCCGGGCCGTCGCCGCCGGGGCCGACATCCTCACCGGGCTGCACGTCACCGACTACGGCTCGCGGGACTTCGCGGCCCGCGACCCGGAGGGCAACCACTGGTCCTTCGGCACCTACCGCGGCGAACCCCGCAAGACCCCGCCCGCGACGGGCTGA
- a CDS encoding ATP-binding cassette domain-containing protein produces MAGPPVLALRSISKRFGAVQALTEVEMEVAAGEVVALVGDNGAGKSTLVKAIAGVNQPDEGVIEWQGRSVNIHRPQDAQHLGIATVYQDLALCDNLDVVGNLFLGRELKRYGVLNEVAMEKRSRELLNTLSIRIPSVRIPIASLSGGQRQTVAIARALIGEPKIVILDEPTAALGVEQTAQVLDLVERLRDRGLGVILVSHNMADVMAVADRVAVLRLGRNNGVFDVRYTNQQEIISAITGATDNAVTRRQARGQEGTS; encoded by the coding sequence ATGGCGGGTCCTCCCGTGCTGGCGCTGCGTAGCATCTCCAAGCGGTTCGGCGCGGTGCAGGCCCTCACCGAGGTCGAGATGGAGGTGGCGGCAGGCGAGGTGGTCGCCCTGGTGGGCGACAACGGCGCCGGCAAGTCCACGCTGGTGAAGGCGATCGCCGGGGTCAACCAGCCCGACGAGGGCGTCATCGAGTGGCAGGGCCGGTCGGTGAACATCCACCGGCCGCAGGACGCCCAGCACCTCGGCATCGCCACCGTCTACCAGGACCTCGCGCTCTGCGACAACCTCGACGTGGTCGGCAATCTCTTCCTCGGACGCGAGCTGAAGCGCTACGGGGTGCTCAACGAGGTCGCGATGGAGAAGCGCTCGCGCGAGCTGCTCAACACGCTGTCGATCCGGATCCCGAGCGTGCGGATCCCGATCGCCTCGCTCTCCGGAGGCCAGCGGCAGACCGTGGCGATCGCCCGGGCGCTGATCGGCGAGCCCAAGATCGTCATTCTGGACGAACCCACCGCCGCCCTCGGCGTGGAGCAGACCGCCCAGGTCCTCGACCTGGTGGAGCGGCTCCGCGACCGGGGGCTCGGCGTGATCCTGGTCAGCCACAACATGGCCGACGTGATGGCGGTGGCCGACAGGGTGGCGGTGCTGCGGCTGGGCCGCAACAACGGCGTCTTCGACGTCCGGTACACCAACCAGCAGGAGATCATCTCCGCCATCACCGGCGCCACCGACAACGCCGTGACCCGGCGGCAGGCCCGCGGCCAGGAGGGGACCTCATGA
- a CDS encoding substrate-binding domain-containing protein — MKIGVLLPESKTTRYEQFDKPLLEARIKELAPNAQIDYYNANQDATLQQTQVDTALTKGNQVLVLDAVDAKSIQASVQKAHDAGVKVVAYDRLAQGPVDSYVSFDNNKVGQLQGEALVAAIGDKASAGKIIMINGSPTDPNAAQFKAGAHSAIDGKLTIGKEYDTPNWDPNNANQEAAAGITAIGAPNVVGVYSANDGMAAGISTALKAANLSVPLTGQDAQLDAVQRILIDTQTMSIYKPYKPETDIAGAMAVQLAQGKTLGKDLVPTTVTSGSGQTVPANLITPIVLVKDNIKSTVVADGLYTVAQICTPDYAAACTAAGLQ; from the coding sequence GTGAAGATCGGTGTACTCCTTCCGGAGTCCAAGACCACCCGCTACGAGCAGTTCGACAAGCCGTTGCTGGAGGCCCGGATCAAGGAGCTGGCCCCGAACGCGCAGATCGACTACTACAACGCCAACCAGGACGCCACGCTCCAGCAGACCCAGGTCGACACGGCCCTCACCAAGGGCAACCAGGTCCTGGTGCTGGACGCGGTGGACGCCAAGTCCATCCAGGCCTCGGTCCAGAAGGCGCACGACGCCGGCGTCAAGGTGGTCGCCTACGACCGGCTGGCACAGGGCCCGGTCGACTCGTACGTGTCCTTCGACAACAACAAGGTCGGCCAGCTGCAGGGCGAGGCGCTGGTCGCCGCGATCGGCGACAAGGCCTCGGCCGGCAAGATCATCATGATCAACGGCTCTCCCACCGACCCGAACGCGGCCCAGTTCAAGGCCGGCGCGCACAGCGCCATCGACGGGAAGCTGACCATCGGCAAGGAGTACGACACCCCCAACTGGGACCCGAACAACGCCAACCAGGAGGCCGCCGCGGGCATCACCGCCATCGGCGCCCCGAACGTGGTCGGGGTCTACTCGGCCAACGACGGCATGGCGGCGGGTATCTCGACCGCGCTGAAGGCGGCCAACCTCAGCGTCCCGCTGACCGGCCAGGACGCCCAGCTGGACGCCGTGCAGCGGATCCTGATCGACACCCAGACGATGTCCATCTACAAGCCGTACAAGCCGGAGACGGACATCGCGGGCGCGATGGCCGTGCAGCTGGCGCAGGGCAAGACGCTCGGGAAGGACCTGGTGCCCACCACCGTCACCAGCGGCAGCGGGCAGACCGTGCCGGCCAATCTGATCACGCCGATCGTGCTGGTCAAGGACAACATCAAGAGCACCGTGGTCGCGGACGGCCTCTACACCGTGGCGCAGATCTGCACGCCCGACTACGCCGCGGCCTGCACCGCCGCAGGGCTCCAGTAA
- a CDS encoding ABC transporter substrate-binding protein has product MKTPAVLVTPAAQRRRIAAAGAAAAMFALAACSSSGGDGKDAAGAGKGTGSTAAAGPVVVEATNGKVTVPAGVKRIVSVSYATGALLDLGVQPVGTSTIDDNNPMELLPSQKEAAAKIEPIGSGIEINIEKVAALRPDLIIVEGATAFDWGIKKLEGLGVPVLHFGIDKPADLVNAQEKIALAVGKEAEFKKLKSDYDTKAAKIKTDYASKLNSVKWTFASSYGGGEFLVDTSSSWVGQVLKDAGAQFSAASADPKEHEVTYSTEKLDVLADADIILVPKTAATGEVPQDTKDLDKQPAWQQLKAVKANKVIPVTYGTTDRYGTSIDVLNQIETVLKGL; this is encoded by the coding sequence ATGAAGACCCCCGCCGTGCTCGTGACCCCGGCCGCCCAGCGCCGCAGAATCGCCGCCGCCGGCGCCGCCGCCGCGATGTTCGCGCTGGCCGCCTGCTCCTCCTCGGGCGGCGACGGCAAGGACGCGGCCGGAGCGGGCAAGGGGACCGGCTCGACGGCCGCCGCGGGCCCGGTCGTCGTCGAGGCCACCAACGGCAAGGTCACCGTCCCGGCGGGCGTGAAGCGGATCGTCTCCGTCTCCTACGCCACCGGCGCGCTGCTGGACCTCGGCGTCCAGCCGGTCGGCACCAGCACCATCGACGACAACAACCCGATGGAGCTGCTGCCCTCGCAGAAGGAGGCCGCCGCGAAGATCGAGCCGATCGGCTCCGGCATCGAGATCAACATCGAGAAGGTCGCCGCGCTCAGGCCCGACCTGATCATCGTCGAGGGCGCCACCGCGTTCGACTGGGGCATCAAGAAGCTCGAGGGCCTCGGCGTCCCCGTCCTGCACTTCGGCATCGACAAGCCGGCCGACCTGGTGAACGCCCAGGAGAAGATCGCGCTCGCGGTGGGCAAGGAGGCCGAGTTCAAGAAGCTGAAGTCGGACTACGACACCAAGGCCGCGAAGATCAAGACCGACTACGCGAGCAAGCTGAACTCGGTCAAGTGGACCTTCGCCTCCTCCTACGGCGGCGGCGAGTTCCTCGTCGACACCAGCTCCTCCTGGGTCGGCCAGGTCCTGAAGGACGCCGGCGCGCAGTTCTCCGCCGCCTCCGCGGACCCGAAGGAGCACGAGGTCACCTACTCGACCGAGAAGCTCGACGTGCTGGCCGACGCGGACATCATCCTCGTCCCGAAGACGGCCGCCACCGGCGAGGTCCCGCAGGACACCAAGGACCTGGACAAGCAGCCGGCCTGGCAGCAGCTCAAGGCCGTCAAGGCCAACAAGGTCATCCCGGTCACCTACGGCACCACCGACCGCTACGGCACCTCGATCGACGTCCTCAACCAGATCGAGACCGTCCTCAAGGGCCTCTAG
- the argB gene encoding acetylglutamate kinase: MSTVPTVRQPRSGARTLIEALPSLERFRGQTVVVKFGGNAMVDEDLKAAFAQDVVFLRYAGLHPVVVHGGGPQISSLLERLGLESSFTAGLRVTTPETMDVVRMVLAGQVQRELVGLLNGHGPFAVGMTGEDAHTMTAVKRYAVVEGEQVDIGLVGDIVTIEPGVVKALIGDGRIPVISSIARGADGHVYNINADTAAAALAVSLGAEMLVVLTDVEGLYRDWPNSAEVVERLTAGELEGMLPGLAGGMLPKMEGCLRAVRSGVGSARVLDGRVRHSLLRALTESGSGTEVVPDGAAAPPAGARAAVSVPA; the protein is encoded by the coding sequence GTGAGCACTGTTCCGACTGTGCGTCAGCCGCGCTCCGGCGCCCGCACGTTGATCGAGGCGCTGCCGTCGCTGGAGCGGTTCCGCGGTCAGACCGTGGTGGTCAAGTTCGGCGGCAACGCCATGGTGGACGAGGACCTGAAGGCGGCCTTCGCCCAGGACGTCGTCTTCCTGCGCTACGCCGGCCTGCACCCGGTCGTCGTGCACGGCGGCGGCCCGCAGATCAGCTCGTTGCTGGAGCGGCTCGGACTGGAGTCCTCCTTCACGGCGGGTCTGCGGGTCACCACGCCGGAGACCATGGACGTGGTGCGGATGGTGCTGGCGGGCCAGGTGCAGCGCGAGCTGGTCGGCCTGCTGAACGGCCACGGCCCGTTCGCGGTCGGGATGACCGGCGAGGACGCCCACACCATGACCGCGGTCAAGCGGTACGCCGTGGTGGAGGGCGAGCAGGTCGACATCGGGCTGGTCGGCGACATCGTCACCATCGAGCCGGGCGTGGTGAAGGCGCTGATCGGGGACGGCCGGATCCCGGTGATCTCCTCGATCGCGCGCGGCGCCGACGGCCACGTCTACAACATCAACGCGGACACCGCCGCCGCCGCGCTGGCGGTGTCCCTCGGCGCCGAGATGCTGGTGGTGCTCACCGACGTCGAGGGCCTGTACCGGGACTGGCCGAACTCCGCCGAGGTGGTCGAGCGGCTGACCGCGGGGGAGTTGGAGGGGATGCTGCCGGGACTGGCCGGCGGGATGCTCCCGAAGATGGAGGGCTGTCTGCGTGCCGTGCGCTCCGGTGTGGGCTCGGCCCGGGTGCTGGACGGCCGGGTGCGCCACAGCCTGCTGCGGGCGCTGACCGAGTCGGGCTCGGGGACCGAGGTGGTGCCGGACGGCGCCGCGGCCCCGCCCGCAGGCGCCCGGGCAGCGGTCTCCGTGCCGGCCTGA
- a CDS encoding helix-turn-helix domain-containing protein → MDESLRVRPAAPLRPYVAWYSGYRQRGLAPARHRGLPSPWLTFILTLDEPLTVAAHPDPRQPGAAYDSLLGGLHTTPALITHQGSQSGIQLALHPLGARALLGLPAGELASLDLPAEALLGPAVHELRERVLAAPDWAGRFAVLDQELTGLARPARAPDPEVCRAWQLLTATGGALPVAELAREVGWSRRHLAGRFRRETGLTPKAAARVIRFDRARRRLDSPGAGGLAGLAARTGYFDQAHLAREFRALAGCSPTRWLAEERPGAARGRTPDRELSRPLG, encoded by the coding sequence GTGGACGAGTCACTGCGGGTCCGGCCCGCGGCGCCGCTGCGGCCGTACGTCGCCTGGTACTCCGGGTACCGGCAGCGCGGGCTGGCCCCCGCGCGCCACCGCGGCCTCCCCTCCCCCTGGCTGACGTTCATCCTCACCCTGGACGAACCGCTCACCGTCGCCGCCCACCCCGACCCCCGGCAGCCCGGCGCCGCGTACGACAGCCTGCTCGGCGGCCTGCACACCACCCCAGCCCTGATCACCCATCAGGGCAGCCAGTCCGGCATCCAGCTCGCCCTGCACCCGCTCGGCGCCCGCGCCCTGCTCGGCCTGCCGGCCGGCGAGCTCGCCTCGCTCGACCTGCCCGCCGAGGCACTGCTCGGACCGGCCGTCCACGAGCTGCGCGAACGCGTCCTGGCGGCACCCGACTGGGCCGGCCGGTTCGCCGTGCTGGACCAGGAGCTCACCGGGCTGGCCCGACCGGCCAGGGCACCCGACCCCGAGGTCTGCCGGGCCTGGCAGCTGCTCACCGCCACCGGCGGCGCACTGCCGGTGGCCGAGCTGGCCCGGGAGGTCGGCTGGAGCCGCCGCCACCTCGCCGGCCGCTTCCGGCGGGAGACCGGCCTGACCCCCAAGGCCGCCGCCCGGGTGATCCGCTTCGACCGGGCCCGCCGCCGGCTCGACTCGCCCGGTGCGGGCGGCCTGGCCGGCCTGGCCGCCCGCACCGGCTACTTCGACCAGGCCCACCTGGCCCGCGAGTTCCGCGCCCTGGCCGGCTGCTCCCCCACCCGATGGCTCGCCGAGGAGCGCCCCGGCGCCGCCCGCGGCCGGACGCCCGACCGGGAACTCTCGCGCCCACTCGGGTGA
- a CDS encoding MmcQ/YjbR family DNA-binding protein: MSATAPERLRALCLALPECEERLSHGEPAWFAGGKRMFATLADHHHDNRSACWTAAPPGLQEHLVAADPDHFFRPPYVGHRGWLGIYLDVDVDWPHLADLVTAAYLLVAPARLRAAASAR, from the coding sequence GTGTCCGCGACCGCGCCGGAGCGGCTGCGCGCCCTGTGCCTGGCCCTGCCCGAGTGCGAGGAGCGCCTCAGCCACGGCGAGCCCGCCTGGTTCGCCGGCGGGAAGCGGATGTTCGCGACCCTCGCCGACCACCACCACGACAACCGGTCGGCCTGCTGGACGGCCGCCCCGCCCGGCCTCCAGGAACACCTGGTGGCGGCCGACCCGGACCACTTCTTCCGCCCGCCGTACGTCGGCCACCGCGGGTGGCTCGGGATCTACCTGGACGTCGACGTCGACTGGCCGCACCTCGCCGACCTGGTCACGGCCGCGTATCTGCTGGTGGCCCCGGCGCGGCTGCGGGCGGCGGCCAGCGCACGCTGA
- a CDS encoding APC family permease, with product MSGTLSRRIGLFQATAINMSQMCGIGPFVTIPLMVAAFGGPQAVIGWIAGAVLALVDGLVWAELGASLPGSGGSYVYLREAFQYRTGRLMPFLFVWTAMLFIPLIMSTGVVGFVQYLGYLWPSMGQGEGDLVGLAVVGLVVVLLWRKVESIARLTTVMWGVMIVAVGAVIVACYSDFSPTMAFSWPAHAVDLTRGQFWLGFAAGLTIGIYDYLGYNTAAYLGAEVRRPGRVLPRAIVFSITGIMAIYLLLQIGVLGAIDWHEMLDPGSVASRSVASAVLERVWGPAAADVVTVLILVTAFASVLTGLLGGSRVPFDAANDRVFFRSFGRLHSRHHFPVLGLVAMGTMTAVGFLIGRHTDLATLISLLTTVMVIVQAFAQILAATVLRRRRPDLPRPYRMWLYPAPSILAAAGWLVIYGYADRNAPGLHPIEWSLVWVAAGGLAFLVWSRAERVWPFAPAEIREAGVPTEV from the coding sequence ATGTCCGGGACGCTCAGCAGACGGATCGGCCTGTTCCAGGCCACCGCCATCAACATGAGCCAGATGTGCGGCATCGGCCCGTTCGTCACCATCCCGCTGATGGTCGCGGCCTTCGGCGGCCCACAGGCGGTGATCGGCTGGATCGCCGGCGCGGTCCTCGCCCTGGTCGACGGGCTGGTCTGGGCCGAACTCGGCGCCTCGCTCCCCGGCTCCGGAGGTTCCTACGTCTACCTCCGCGAGGCCTTCCAGTACCGGACCGGCCGTCTGATGCCGTTCCTGTTCGTCTGGACGGCGATGCTCTTCATTCCGCTGATCATGTCCACCGGCGTGGTCGGCTTCGTCCAGTACCTCGGCTACCTCTGGCCCTCGATGGGGCAGGGCGAGGGCGACCTGGTCGGCCTCGCCGTGGTGGGCCTGGTGGTGGTGCTGCTCTGGCGCAAGGTGGAGAGCATCGCCAGACTCACCACCGTGATGTGGGGCGTCATGATCGTCGCCGTGGGCGCCGTGATCGTCGCCTGCTACAGCGACTTCTCGCCGACGATGGCCTTCAGCTGGCCCGCGCACGCCGTCGACCTGACCCGCGGCCAGTTCTGGCTCGGCTTCGCCGCCGGCCTGACCATCGGCATCTACGACTACCTCGGCTACAACACCGCCGCCTACCTGGGCGCCGAGGTCAGACGGCCCGGCCGGGTGCTGCCGCGCGCCATCGTGTTCTCGATCACCGGCATCATGGCCATCTACCTGCTGCTCCAGATCGGCGTCCTCGGCGCGATCGACTGGCACGAGATGCTCGACCCCGGCTCGGTCGCCTCCAGGTCCGTCGCCTCCGCGGTGCTGGAGCGCGTCTGGGGCCCCGCGGCGGCCGACGTGGTGACCGTACTGATCCTGGTCACCGCCTTCGCCTCCGTGCTGACCGGCCTGCTCGGCGGATCCCGGGTGCCCTTCGACGCCGCCAACGACCGGGTCTTCTTCCGCTCCTTCGGCAGGCTGCACAGCCGCCACCACTTCCCGGTGCTCGGCCTGGTCGCGATGGGCACGATGACCGCCGTCGGTTTCCTGATCGGCCGGCACACCGATCTGGCCACCCTGATCAGCCTGCTGACCACCGTCATGGTGATCGTCCAGGCGTTCGCCCAGATCCTCGCCGCCACGGTGCTGCGCCGCCGCCGGCCCGACCTGCCGCGCCCGTACCGGATGTGGCTCTACCCCGCTCCGAGCATCCTGGCCGCCGCCGGATGGCTGGTCATCTACGGCTACGCGGACCGCAACGCGCCCGGCCTGCACCCGATCGAGTGGTCGCTGGTGTGGGTGGCGGCCGGCGGCCTCGCCTTCCTGGTCTGGTCCCGGGCCGAACGGGTCTGGCCGTTCGCACCCGCCGAGATCCGCGAGGCGGGGGTGCCCACCGAGGTCTGA